In a single window of the Tetrapisispora phaffii CBS 4417 chromosome 11, complete genome genome:
- the SCS22 gene encoding phospholipid metabolism-regulating protein SCS22 (similar to Saccharomyces cerevisiae SCS22 (YBL091C-A) and SCS2 (YER120W); ancestral locus Anc_7.423) — translation MVEVDIQPGHLTFSSPFDKDQVGYVEVSNLSETGDVVFKVMTTAPDFYFATPSIGLLHKKQKVDVRVRMLRLGSEPVRNFHCNDQLLVMVLPLPDDYVIVNPKNDLHNLWEILEEETRHQGSTRKIHIFSEVKEWKTTWDDDDSDFAPATQPEAEPSLLRMDKKLIVFLVVFAFISLISD, via the coding sequence ATGGTAGAAGTAGACATACAACCAGGACATTTAACCTTTTCCAGCCCTTTTGACAAGGATCAGGTCGGCTACGTTGAGGTATCTAACCTTTCAGAAACGGGAGACGTGGTATTCAAAGTGATGACTACAGCCCCAGACTTCTACTTTGCAACCCCCAGCATTGGACTACTTCACAAGAAACAGAAGGTGGACGTGAGGGTGAGAATGCTGCGTCTGGGAAGTGAGCCCGTTAGGAATTTCCACTGTAACGACCAACTTCTAGTAATGGTGCTGCCACTGCCAGACGACTACGTCATAGTGAACCCTAAGAACGACCTACACAACCTGTGGGAGATACTGGAGGAGGAGACCCGACATCAAGGCTCCACGAGGAAGATCCATATTTTTAGCGAAGTGAAGGAATGGAAGACTACGTGGGACGATGACGACAGTGATTTTGCGCCAGCTACTCAGCCAGAGGCTGAACCTTCACTACTGAGGATGGACAAAAAACTGATTGTGTTTTTGGTGGTTTTTGCATTCATTAGTCTGATCAGCGATTGA
- the ROX3 gene encoding Rox3p (similar to Saccharomyces cerevisiae ROX3 (YBL093C); ancestral locus Anc_7.425) has translation MSYDDTIPAYYYYVDPENYYQPQVPNPLNDLISQYDLDDISQQVARTNTDGSKAVKLRKSYKNQIAELSGKFSNIPTRENGKGGEIAQVLFQNNPDMMANVTTTQDMTEEEYRTAMANRDMALFGKNNMDWDMASTVLSQFDRSFPSEFQNVQGFNIDDLAFDLDGTGRSNSKKRKVNISSGSSMTTPNGNDIEDIKRRRLD, from the coding sequence ATGTCTTACGACGACACTATCCCTGCTTATTACTATTATGTGGATCCTGAGAATTATTACCAGCCACAGGTGCCCAACCCCTTGAATGATCTGATCTCGCAATACGATTTGGACGATATTTCACAACAGGTTGCCAGAACGAACACGGATGGGTCCAAGGCTGTAAAACTGAGGAAATCGTACAAGAACCAGATAGCAGAGCTTTCTGGCAAGTTTAGCAATATCCCGACCAGGGAGAATGGGAAAGGTGGAGAAATAGCACAGGTGCTATTTCAGAACAATCCGGATATGATGGCGAACGTCACTACAACACAGGACATGACCGAGGAAGAATACAGGACTGCAATGGCCAATAGAGACATGGCTCTGTTTGGAAAGAATAATATGGACTGGGATATGGCTTCGACTGTATTGTCACAGTTTGACAGATCGTTTCCCTCCGAATTCCAAAATGTACAAGGTTTTAACATAGATGATTTGGCATTTGATTTGGATGGCACCGGAAGATCCAATTCAAAGAAGAGAAAGGTGAATATTTCGTCAGGAAGCTCAATGACAACTCCAAATGGTAATGATATTGAGGACATCAAGAGAAGAAGGCTAGATTAG
- the MAP2 gene encoding methionine aminopeptidase (similar to Saccharomyces cerevisiae MAP2 (YBL091C); ancestral locus Anc_7.422): MSEQPVKETVIAGTTDEVEKNASGAVADVSVEASKSKKKNKKKKKTNNIKNIELFYPENVYPEGEWMEYEQDFNLKRKTDEEKRYEIRDKENETRWNDMRKGSEIHRRVRKNLQNKLKPGMTLSEIADIVENATRKFTAAEANLTQMENPLSAGIGFPTGLSLNSIAAHFTPNKGDKTVLKYEDVMKVDIGVHVNGNIVDSAWTVAFDPQYDNLLTAVREATYTGIKEAGIDVRLTDVGEAIQEVMESYEVDINGETFQVKPCRNLCGHTIGPYKIHNGKSVPIVKNGDETKMEEGEHFAIETFGSTGRGYVFPGGEVSHYAMNQGTLPAATSPSAKKLLKVIERNFGTLPWCRRYLDKLEEENYLYSLNNLVKNGIVQDYPPLNDIPGSYTAQFEHTILLHPHKKEVVSKGEDY; encoded by the coding sequence agaacaagaagaagaagaagaccaacaatatcaaaaacATTGAGTTATTCTATCCTGAGAATGTGTACCCTGAAGGTGAATGGATGGAATATGAGCAAGATTTCAATTTGAAGAGAAAGACTGATGAGGAGAAGAGGTATGAGATTAGAGATAAAGAGAACGAGACACGTTGGAACGATATGAGAAAGGGTTCTGAAATACATCGTAGAGTGAGGAAGAACTTGCAAAACAAATTGAAACCAGGAATGACTTTGAGTGAAATTGCTgatattgttgaaaatgCAACAAGAAAATTCACTGCTGCAGAGGCAAACCTGACCCAAATGGAAAATCCACTGTCCGCAGGTATTGGTTTCCCAACAGGTTTATCGTTAAACTCCATTGCTGCCCACTTCACGCCAAATAAAGGTGACAAGACAGTCCTGAAGTATGAAGATGTGATGAAAGTGGATATCGGTGTGCATGTTAACGGCAATATCGTTGATTCAGCATGGACAGTCGCATTTGACCCTCAATACGATAACCTGTTAACTGCAGTGCGTGAAGCTACTTATACCGGTATAAAAGAAGCAGGTATTGATGTGAGATTGACCGACGTTGGTGAGGCGATCCAAGAGGTAATGGAATCTTATGAAGTCGATATTAACGGTGAAACTTTCCAAGTTAAACCTTGTAGAAATTTATGTGGACATACCATTGGACCTTACAAGATTCACAATGGTAAATCTGTCCCAATTGTGAAAAATGGCGATGAAACCAAGATGGAAGAAGGTGAGCATTTTGCAATTGAAACTTTCGGTTCCACCGGTAGAGGTTATGTCTTCCCAGGAGGCGAAGTATCACACTACGCCATGAATCAAGGTACGTTACCAGCTGCTACTTCCCCAAGTgctaaaaaattattaaaagtcATAGAAAGAAATTTTGGTACTTTGCCATGGTGTCGTCGTTATTTAgataaattagaagaagaaaattatttgtattcattgaataatttgGTTAAGAATGGTATAGTGCAAGATTATCCGCCATTAAACGACATTCCAGGGTCGTACACTGCTCAATTCGAACACACTATACTGTTGCATCCTCATAAGAAAGAAGTTGTTTCTAAAGGTGAAGACTATTAG